In Methanosarcina barkeri MS, a single window of DNA contains:
- the purC gene encoding phosphoribosylaminoimidazolesuccinocarboxamide synthase: MTREQLYSGKAKTIYKTDDPDTLITEFRNSLTAFNGEKKGEMEKKGYYNAQISKKIFEMLEAEGIKTHFVEMLSDIDMLVKKVEIIKIEVIVRNIAAGSITKRYPIKEGTVFKTPVLVFDFKNDEYGDPMLNDDIALALGLATPEELATLRKFALKINELLVPYLDKKGILLPDFKLEFGRRNGEIILADEISCDTCRFWDKKTGQSMDKDVFRFDKGDISKAYEEVARRIVPEIFE; encoded by the coding sequence ATGACAAGAGAACAACTCTATTCAGGGAAAGCAAAAACTATCTATAAGACGGATGATCCTGACACCCTTATTACCGAATTCCGAAACAGTCTGACTGCATTTAACGGAGAAAAGAAAGGGGAAATGGAAAAAAAAGGGTATTATAATGCTCAGATCTCAAAAAAAATTTTTGAGATGCTCGAAGCCGAGGGGATAAAGACTCATTTTGTCGAAATGCTTTCTGACATCGATATGCTTGTGAAGAAAGTCGAGATTATAAAAATCGAGGTCATTGTCAGGAATATTGCCGCAGGTTCGATTACAAAAAGATATCCCATTAAAGAAGGCACGGTTTTCAAGACTCCTGTACTTGTTTTTGACTTCAAAAACGATGAGTATGGAGATCCCATGCTAAATGACGATATTGCTCTTGCACTTGGGTTAGCAACACCGGAAGAGCTCGCCACACTCAGGAAATTCGCTCTGAAAATTAACGAACTGCTTGTGCCCTATCTGGACAAAAAAGGCATTTTACTTCCGGATTTCAAACTAGAATTCGGAAGGAGGAACGGAGAAATCATCCTTGCAGATGAGATTTCCTGCGATACCTGCCGGTTCTGGGACAAGAAGACCGGTCAGTCAATGGACAAAGATGTCTTTAGATTTGACAAAGGCGATATTTCTAAAGCTTACGAAGAAGTTGCACGGCGCATAGTGCCCGAAATATTTGAATAA
- a CDS encoding Nre family DNA repair protein encodes MNGTLCIKCKGKGLCGRLRCPILEKFKSFQSIAPVISGDSVFGASPPAVFVGSFGYPRVSAGPLIPPLANESEASVFEDTSAWANMQIQDIISMRSRMVRANTNFHVKDARSKENPLLVKAQELALSRKPVDTEAWFFKAPKQELKFDAVLTPMGPSGLVKNFELAENPNVPKKVDYLVYDTDALAKDAVLELYKGDIPAEHITRLFSIGLLGKERKIVPTRWSITAVDDMAGKELADRIKDFPWVSGIQLFSGTHFGNHFEVLILPQAYAFELIEIWLPKAVWSGESSWIGEDSESYDGKKGYSPLAGGYYASRLPVLEYLTEIKRQASVFVLREITPDYWAPLGVWVVREGMRKALRNPPKKFDSLEAAVSDLAGRISTPKSEWMQQAKMLSDFRFQTTLDFFFK; translated from the coding sequence AGTCCATCGCTCCTGTAATCTCTGGAGATTCGGTTTTTGGAGCATCTCCTCCTGCTGTTTTTGTCGGAAGTTTTGGTTACCCCAGGGTCTCTGCAGGCCCGCTTATTCCCCCTCTGGCAAATGAGAGCGAAGCCTCAGTTTTTGAAGATACCTCAGCCTGGGCAAACATGCAAATTCAAGACATTATCTCCATGCGTTCCCGCATGGTCAGGGCAAACACAAATTTCCATGTAAAGGATGCCCGCAGCAAAGAAAACCCTCTTCTTGTAAAAGCGCAGGAACTTGCCCTCTCCAGAAAGCCAGTGGATACCGAAGCCTGGTTTTTTAAAGCCCCTAAACAGGAACTCAAATTCGATGCCGTACTGACGCCTATGGGGCCGTCAGGGCTTGTCAAAAACTTTGAACTTGCAGAAAATCCGAATGTTCCGAAAAAAGTGGATTACCTTGTCTACGACACTGACGCCCTGGCAAAAGATGCGGTGCTTGAACTCTATAAAGGGGATATTCCGGCTGAACATATTACTCGCCTGTTCTCAATTGGCCTGCTCGGAAAAGAACGAAAAATCGTGCCAACACGCTGGTCAATTACAGCCGTGGATGATATGGCAGGAAAGGAACTTGCAGACCGCATAAAGGACTTTCCCTGGGTCTCAGGGATCCAGCTTTTTAGCGGGACTCATTTCGGGAACCATTTTGAAGTCCTTATCCTTCCACAGGCTTATGCCTTCGAACTTATAGAAATCTGGCTCCCAAAAGCAGTCTGGTCTGGAGAATCAAGCTGGATTGGGGAAGACAGCGAGAGTTACGATGGAAAAAAAGGTTATTCTCCCCTGGCTGGAGGCTATTATGCCTCACGGCTGCCTGTGCTTGAATATCTGACAGAAATCAAAAGGCAAGCCTCGGTATTTGTACTTCGGGAGATAACTCCAGATTACTGGGCTCCCCTTGGAGTTTGGGTCGTTAGAGAGGGCATGAGAAAAGCTCTTCGGAACCCTCCAAAAAAATTCGATTCTCTCGAAGCTGCAGTTTCGGACCTTGCGGGTAGGATAAGCACACCAAAATCCGAATGGATGCAGCAGGCAAAGATGCTTTCAGATTTCCGTTTTCAAACGACTCTGGATTTCTTTTTTAAATAA
- a CDS encoding AAA family ATPase gives MSGTILDIVELLLTAEIYNRYPELDVNDLPKNIRKNYWSSTEKTVPKPITATFIRIEKLYGLKDIEKIVRNVPFINTDKSHFELRLSAFELAAEWFEKQEGSQERIENNPVLAYYFEKIRKDEAANYALAKTKISPKESDREWIESKIAEIRKEDKSEDMLKLAVIIAPEDVKQKVRDLVLTGEQKNEVEKITKAIEYREYLREIGLHDIGKLLFVGPPGTGKTSVARALSERLSIPFVEVKLSMITDQYLGETAKNIDRVFLLAKKLNPCILFIDELDFVAKARTSDENAAIKRAVNTLLKAIDEISLVDHGVLLIAATNHPRMLDSAAWRRFDEIVHFPLPDLEMRKDILNIVTRHIEGDYDTGVIAELTEGYSGSDLRVVIREAVLGALLEERKILTQQDLLDAVDSFNERAGLKSEEYDRKK, from the coding sequence ATGTCAGGCACTATATTAGATATCGTAGAACTACTGCTAACTGCAGAGATCTATAATCGCTATCCAGAACTGGATGTAAATGATCTTCCAAAAAACATCCGAAAAAACTACTGGAGTAGCACAGAAAAAACAGTTCCCAAACCCATCACAGCCACATTTATTCGTATTGAAAAATTGTATGGGCTTAAGGATATCGAAAAAATCGTAAGGAACGTCCCCTTCATAAATACTGACAAGTCTCACTTTGAACTTCGTCTGAGCGCTTTCGAACTTGCTGCAGAATGGTTTGAAAAGCAGGAAGGTTCCCAGGAAAGGATTGAAAATAACCCTGTCCTGGCTTATTACTTTGAAAAAATAAGAAAGGATGAGGCTGCAAATTATGCGCTTGCAAAGACGAAAATAAGTCCTAAGGAATCCGATAGGGAATGGATAGAGTCCAAGATAGCGGAGATTCGGAAAGAGGACAAAAGCGAAGATATGCTGAAACTCGCGGTTATTATCGCTCCTGAGGATGTAAAACAAAAAGTCAGAGACCTTGTGCTCACCGGGGAACAGAAGAACGAAGTTGAAAAGATCACAAAAGCCATCGAGTACAGGGAATACCTGCGGGAGATCGGCTTGCATGATATCGGAAAACTCCTGTTTGTCGGTCCTCCTGGAACCGGAAAGACCTCGGTTGCCCGTGCACTTTCAGAACGGCTCTCAATCCCGTTTGTTGAGGTCAAACTCTCCATGATAACAGATCAGTATCTTGGTGAGACTGCAAAGAATATTGACAGAGTCTTTTTGCTTGCAAAGAAATTGAATCCCTGCATTCTTTTCATAGATGAGCTCGATTTCGTAGCAAAAGCAAGAACGTCTGACGAGAATGCTGCCATTAAGCGAGCAGTAAATACCCTTCTTAAGGCCATAGATGAGATCAGCCTTGTGGATCATGGAGTTCTTCTTATTGCCGCGACCAACCACCCCCGCATGCTCGATAGTGCAGCCTGGAGACGCTTTGACGAGATTGTTCATTTTCCCCTCCCTGACCTTGAGATGCGTAAAGATATACTGAATATCGTAACCCGGCACATCGAAGGGGATTATGACACAGGGGTAATTGCGGAATTGACAGAAGGTTATTCAGGTTCGGACCTGCGTGTCGTTATAAGGGAAGCTGTCCTGGGTGCTCTTCTCGAAGAGCGTAAAATACTTACCCAGCAGGATCTGCTGGACGCTGTAGACTCTTTCAATGAGAGGGCTGGCCTCAAGTCCGAAGAGTACGATAGGAAGAAGTAA